Proteins from one Setaria italica strain Yugu1 chromosome V, Setaria_italica_v2.0, whole genome shotgun sequence genomic window:
- the LOC111257343 gene encoding zein-alpha GZ19AB11-like → MAAKIFAIVTLIALSISAATAITIPQFYSPFGVATTIPQFFPSVTAISQLPYLFNQLAVRSPATFWQQPIVGGTCF, encoded by the exons ATGGCAGCTAAGATATTTGCCATTGTCACTCTCATTGCTCTTTCGATTAGTGCTGCTACCGCGATCACTATTCCGCAGTTCTATTCTCCATTTGGTGTTGCAACCACTATTCCGCAGTTTTTCCCATCAGTGACAG CCATCTCGCAACTGCCATACCTATTCAACCAATTGGCTGTAAGGAGCCCTGCTACATTCTGGCAACAACCCATTGTTGGTGGTACCTGCTTTTAG